In the genome of Myripristis murdjan chromosome 21, fMyrMur1.1, whole genome shotgun sequence, the window ATGTTGCTTTCTACATACCATTCAGCTGTGACTCTGAGctcaggaaagagagagaataactgactgactcactggcTGGTGTTGTTTGTGAGTGTCCTCATGCCCAGACAGTGGCCTGTGGCAACAATAGGACCCATGCTATCTATGACTCACAGCTCTGTGATCTTAAGGGGGTTATTGGAGCTGTAATGAGTTATAGCAGAACACTCTTAAAAGTTGTTTTAGTAATTATCTCTTCTGTGATATATTCATTGCCAATAATATTGTATatgatgaattaattaattataatgaCCATTATCCCATgctttttaatttcatgcattttctCTCATTAAAGTGATTGTAAAGACTGTAACTGATCACTCATTTATTTTAACTATGCTAAAAAATGTATATGATCTGATGAACATGAATAAAGGAATTAATAGACCTCTTTATAGTCTCTTTTGACAGgtcaaactgtttatttaatgaattaattaaatacTGGGGCAGCTTTGTGCATGGTATtgaatgtgtgggtgtgagtgcaTGCAAAAAGCAAGCATGATCAGTTTCCAAACAGTCCCACAGTCCTTGAAGAGTATGCTGAAAAATGCCTGCCTGCCTACAAAGGGGTGTGAACGTTGCACCGTTGGCAAATTCCACCACTTTATACCTACTTGGCTTATGCAATATATGCAATTAAACTAGTTCATAGTTTACAGATAATGCTTCATTGCAAATACTGAGATAGAGATGAGGGGGGACTGACACAtgatagacagacagggagggcaagaatgaaaatgaaagagactCATATTTGCTCTTGAATTTAGAGCAGCAGAAGTTCATGTTGAAAGACAAGCAGAAACACGAAAGAGTGAAGCAGACAGTATCAGGgatttccctccttttttttaaactgctgttCCCTCCCGCCAATGAGTTATGCAGCTGCTTGCTGTGGTTTCCTGCCTGGCCCCTCTGCTTCCTTGTCTATATAAGCCCtgactctccctctcctccgcACTTCTGCCTTCTCTCTGAATCCTCAACGTCAGTCGAAGGACAAGCAGACAAAATGGTGAGTAACTGGCTGATGACgtatcttaaaaaaaatcccattctctctttttttcagtcaggCTGTCTTTTTATCTCACTTTATTAGTTCAAGATGGATTACAGAAGCTAAGCCTCATTAATGCTCAAAAGATCTTAGGTGTAGGGATTAAAGGCTAGTACAAAAAGTACTTTATtctttatgatgatgataattatgatCTCAGTGTATATTGTGAAAGTTTGAGCGAATATCTGTTAAGAACTGAAGGAGTGAGATGTGGCGAGATGGTTATATGCAACTAAAAATATCTTTCCAAGTCATTTCTGTACAATCAGACAATCTGGGTCAGATGACAGACAGTTCTTGAACTAGactgctttgtcattttagTACATGTTGACCTTCTACAGTCATTTGAAAAGGTGGGAAACACAACTAACTCAAGGGAAAGTTATCAGAGTcttaatcatgtttttgttgaggAATTATAATGATCTTAATACTAAGAAAGAGTGATTGTCGTAATCGTGGCAGTGGGGGGATGGatagacagaacagagagaagaggagtggTCTGGGCCGGCCAGTATGGGTTGGTTGGCAGCCATTTTGCAGCTGTTAGGGGTTTTTGGTtcgagagagaaaaggagagagacagctcTGAGTGTTACACAGCACCATGCAGCTGGACAGGAtgggggaggagaaagagacaaaggggaggaggaaagaggaaagaggggaggtgcaggatggagaagagagggaaggttTTCCCATCATGTTGAGGCAGGGCCTTCCTGTCTGTGACATACTGCCTCAGTTACAGTATGTTCCACTTCTTTTGGAAgctgtcaaactggtgccaaggGTATTAGCAGGAGTGACTCTCACAACTGCGTTTCCTCTTTAGCAAGACTTCCTGCCTGCATACATTCTGCCCCACAGTGCCGGCATATTGAGCATGCTCTGTTTTAGCTAAGGAACTTCCTGTATGAACTGCATTTCACTACTGACTAAATACTGGCCTGCGTATAGGCATCACAGGCCAGTGTAGCTTAaacattctgttttgtttggaagTCAGAGTATGTTTGCAAAGATATTTAGAGCTAAGCTATTTGCTCTCTAAATTCAGTGCAAAGACATCATACCAAAGATGGTAACTAGACATTAAGGCCAATCCAAACATAGACGAAGGCTGCTGTATTGTATCCTGAAGGGAAAAGGAAGTCTGTCTTGTATTTTGTAAATACTTGGACAAAGAACATCGGGAGCCTGCTGCTCTCACTGATGATGAAAGTCTCTAGGtatttttatattcctttccctccttttttatAAACAACAAAAGGCAGAAAACTACTCACCTGAAAGCATCTTTAAGGGCATACTCATAATAATTCTGGAAATCAATAATTGTACATGTCCAATTCAAAATTGCTGTAAAAATTCTAAGCAGTCCCTTTTGGGAGTAAGGCAATACTTTTGCATCAGTCTGCTTAGTGAATGTGTGTCTGATATTAGGAACTGAGGCTCTGGTTTCCATGTATATCAGTTGTCAAACTCCTATGGTTTTACTTACCCTTTTATTGTTCTTCTATCTGTCCCATTCAGCGTGAGTGTATTTCTATGCATGTCGGCCAAGCCGGAGCCCAGATGggcaatgcatgctgggagctgTACTGTCTGGAGCATGGGATCCAGCCAGACGGCCAGATGCCCAGTGACAAGACCATTGGAGGAGGAGACGACTCCTTCAACACCTTCTTCAGCGAGACAGGGGCAGGAAAGCATGTTCCCAGAGCCATCTTTGTTGACCTGGAACccactgtgattggtcagtagtAATTACTTACACATTAACCAGTCCTTTGCAGCCATTTAATGTCACAGCTTAACCATGGCCACTCTGAGATTAACCATTTTATAGCACACATATTTTGTTATTCAACTAGGAATACAAAAGGCAATGGTTAAAAAGTGCATAATCATTTGAATGTTTAATTTCATACtaataattgttaaaaaaaattgtaaatggTTCATAAGAGTGGAGATTATTGAATTAACATGCACAAATGTATCCAAACCATACAGCATATGCAGATAACACCATCTTTCTTCTTAGGTCAAAGCGCCAAGTATAATAATACTTTTGTACAACTTTGCCTTGAGCAGTTTGAACCTCGGGAACTTTCTTCTCAACTTTTGCCTTCAATTGTTCCATTTCACAGATGAGGTGCGTACAGGAACATACCGCCAGCTGTTCCACCCTGAGCAGCTGATCACAGGAAAGGAGGATGCAGCCAACAACTACGCCCGTGGTCACTACACCATTGGCAAAGAGATCATTGATCTTGTTTTGGACAGGACTCGCAAACTGGTAAGGGTTCTATTGCCATAGTTAGCTAGTTTACCATAGCTAAATTTAAAGGGCACATGTAGCAGTTTTTAGAGGTCAACATTGTTCTGTAACCAGAGGGCTTCAAACTCTCTGAGTTCTATCGTCTAGGCAAAAGCAGTAGAAAAGGGCCCTCCCAATTCACACCAAGTGGTTTGGCAGACCACTAACTTGAGGAACTTCAGCTAACAAACACAATTGTAAACTGCCCTGCAGCCAATCCCCTTAAGTAATGTGCATGATGTTGTAATAGCTTGTTTTCTACCACTCCTAATTACTAAAGGAAAATGCTGAGCAACAGCTGAGTTAGATACAGAATGAAAACTGCTGTCAAAATAAGGATTGACATGAAATAACTTCCTACCTAGTTTAACAATTTTCTTAGCTGAAGTATGGTTTCAAATGACTAAAGTAATTgtattgtgttttctgttgttgttttttgcaggCTGACCAGTGCACTGGCCTCCAGGGGTTCCTCATCTTCCATTCCTTCGGTGGTGGCACTGGCTCAGGTTTCACCTCCCTGCTAATGGAGAGACTCTCTGTCGACTATGGGAAGAAATCCAAACTTGAATTCGCTGTCTACCCAGCCCCCCAGGTATCCACAGCTGTAGTGGAGCCCTACAACTCCATCCTGACCACCCACACCACCCTGGAGCACTCTGATTGTGCCTTCATGGTGGACAACGAGGCCATCTATGACATCTGCCGCAGGAACCTTGACATTGAGAGGCCCACTTACACCAACCTCAACAGGCTCATTGGCCAGATTGTCTCCTCTATCACTGCCTCACTTCGCTTCGATGGAGCCCTGAATGTTGATCTGACAGAGTTCCAGACCAACTTGGTGCCATACCCCCGTATCCACTTCCCTCTGGCCACCTATGCCCCGGTCATCTCTGCTGAGAAAGCCTATCatgagcagctgtcagtggcCGATATCACCAATGCCTGTTTTGAACCAGCAAACCAGATGGTGAAGTGTGATCCTCGTCATGGTAAATACATGGCCTGCTGTCTGCTGTATCGTGGTGACGTGGTGCCCAAAGATGTCAACTCTGCTATTGCTGCCATCAAGACCAAGCGCACCATCCAGTTTGTGGACTGGTGCCCCACAGGCTTCAAGGTGGGCATCAACTACCAGCCTCCAACAGTGGTTCCTGGAGGAGACCTGGCCAAGGTGCAGAGGGCTGTGTGCATGCTGAGCAACACCACAGCCATCGCTGAGGCCTGGGCCCGTCTGGACCACAAGTTTGACCTCATGTATGCCAAGAGGGCCTTTGTCCACTGGTATGTGGGGGAGGGCATGGAGGAAGGCGAGTtctctgaggccagagaagACATGGCTGCCCTGGAGAAGGATTATGAAGAAGTGGGCACTGACAGCAtgggagaggaagatgaagaaggagaagaataTTAAAGGGCTCAACCTCATCAAGGCTTTGTCATCACACATTCCAAAAGTTATCATGAGCATAATACATTCCTAGCAATATTCTGTGATAACCTGTGATGGTGATATGACAGCATTATCAATAAAAAGTTGTCATCAACCTTTGTAATGAATGTGTGGTCATTGTTGTGCACTGCCAacattatttacatatttgcatttcatttgacATGTAATCATTGTCATGTTTGCCATGAACTCActatgaaaaagacaaaacacaactaattaataataaatgaatgaatggattaatgactaaataaataaacaaacaaaatgtaaacttAGTGATAAACAATAGTGATCAGATATTAgtcatatcatcatcatcatcatcatcatcatcatcatcatcatcatcattattatattagtagcagtagtggtagtagtagtagaagtagtagtggtggtgatggtggtatTGGTGGTGCaagccttttttatttataatattagaATGATTATGATGATTGGTATGATTAGTACCATGATTAGTGCTTTTTTTGTTCCATAGAAAGAGGTGTATATTTAATccctaaatgttttttgttaatttaagGCTTTGTAACAATATACAGCAAACTacttaatgaatgaataatttactcCTTAATGCTTAAAGTCGTACTGTCATTAACCCCACAATGAATTTGAAATTGAGTTAAACTGACTCAAACCCCACAGCAAATTAACTGTAATTCAGTGTTCCCCATGAAAAATTACCTTGATGTTTCCCCTACACTCCTCAAGCTGTGGTGCAGTCCCACAAGGACATTTCATCACTTGTCCACAatagacagacaaaacaaacaattacaGGGAAATTACAGTACAACTGCTCACATATCATACAACACATATCCAACTGAGACTAATAGTGAGACTGGGACTAAGAGCAAACCTGAGACCAAATCCTGTATGTACCCTGCctcttcatgtcaaaatggctgctgtggggaTCGTGTATTGAAATCACAAGAAAGTTCAATAACAAAGTCAGAACTGACTGACATTTGCTGAAAGACTTTCTTTTGATTTTCTCTCAACAGAGCAGTGGTTTGTTCCAAACAGCACTAACAAGCCAACTGTGTTTCACTGAACATAATttacaatttaatttcatttgagcaTTTTTGAGGTTGGCAATTCACTCCTCACTATATCTTGGCTCTTGTACTGAACTACTTGCACTAACCACCAGAGAATGATTTCTTTGACTTACAGCAACTATGTTTCACTTtgttcacttttattttgtggatTATTTAGTTTCAGTGTGTCGGtgtcctcttttcttttttgaattcTAAACTATAACAAAGATCACGTGTAAATGCTTTTGtgaaacataacaaacaaacaaacaaacagaaactctaatgtttattttaaatgccctttttatttttactgaagtAGTTTTTTTCCAACAGTATCTCTACCACAGTGGGATATTTTGGTCTATCAACTGCATGGGATCCTAACTGGTCACTTACACCCCCAAGCTCTGCTGTACTGCTCCCCCATGTGGCTGACAGCTGCACTTACAAATATGCTGGAGCGTAAACATGCTGTttgtctgttaaaaaaaaaaaaagaaagaaagaaaaaaaagaaaaagagaaaaaaaaagaacaacacacacgctcaaacacacacacacacacacacacacacacacactaccacaaTGCATAGTCACGTATGCAGATAATTCCAGTTATTATCGTCATCATAATtgtaacatgtgtgtgtgtgtgcgcgcgcgcgcgtttTCTAATGATACCCACTGCCTCATATGAGGAAACCACGGGAATCACACTGAGGCAGCCTATCTTCACACTGCAGATGTCTGTTGTTGTCCATGAAAATATCATGGCTCTTCTTTTTACAACTTTCTTACCCAAATGAAGCAAAACTTGTATAGAGGGCAAATAATTAGTTCCTAAATGCACACAATACAAATGGCGCAAACATGCCGATTTACGTTTGAGTGAAGAAAAAAGTCTCACTCCTGAAGATTCCGCCCCCCTCATTTTTGAAAAACTGGCTTTGCCTCTGcagcctctttctcttcttcgtCTCTCAGTAAGAAAACGCAATCATCCTCAAGGGGGCGCCAGCAGTTCAGATAAAATCTTACACTAGTAGAGCACAAACATAAAACTGTTGAAACGATTCACGTTAATACAGAGTCAAAGCCAGAGGAGTTTTGGATTTTTggaaataatttattaatactAGATCATACTCAGTTTTAAGCTTTAGACTAGGCCAACATAGGCCTACACATATGAGTGCCTTTATTGGCTTCATTGATGTTATTGGTGACAATCTCAACTGGAAAACCACTTGACCGGTGCAGCCTATTTTTACAGGGACTTTTACTTTGTTATTAGTAATGCGTATATCGTGAGGTAATGCTTTGTGGTGTTGTCATGCTGTCATCATCTGCTGCATCGGGTGTTGTCATTTACTATATTAATAATCCAAAGATGATTTCCATAACATGCTTTTGAACACCCTGCCCACAGTTTGTTTGTGGTATTTAATAGTGAATTTACAGTGATCTTgatggtgtgttttcctcttctATTGTATCACTATAATATCTTGCAGTTATTCTCTGGATACAGTTTATAACATTATTTTGTATGCTGGCCTGTATGTAGCCTATGTTGAATGCCATGTAGGGCTATTCTTTTTCAGTGAATTACCTTTATtgtaaattaaatgattttGAATACAGTTCAGTTGAACAGAAGCGAATATTTCGTCTATTGTACACATGCTGATCCTAAATAGGCCATTCTAGCGTAATCCGTAATTTACACCCAGTCAGCAGAAGGTTGAAATGGTTAGTTTTACAGGATAAGCCATATTATCACAGAGCAACAGGCAGACATGAGGGGCGGGTGTGGTGACGTTTCCAAACACTGGCATGTTCTAGACTAGACCATGGACTAGAcgctctatttttttctctcagctgaTGGTGACGTAGCGCGGCCAGCTTAAGCGAGGAGAAGGACGAAGGAGCTGACTGTCAGGTTAGATGATCCAGGGGGACAGGCCTCAGAGGCAAGACGGCAAACACCTCGCCGCGGTGTTTTGTTTTACCAGCCTATATATACATTTACAGcctgtatatatatttgtttcgGGGCGGTGTAGTATGATTGTG includes:
- the LOC115379774 gene encoding tubulin alpha chain, coding for MRECISMHVGQAGAQMGNACWELYCLEHGIQPDGQMPSDKTIGGGDDSFNTFFSETGAGKHVPRAIFVDLEPTVIDEVRTGTYRQLFHPEQLITGKEDAANNYARGHYTIGKEIIDLVLDRTRKLADQCTGLQGFLIFHSFGGGTGSGFTSLLMERLSVDYGKKSKLEFAVYPAPQVSTAVVEPYNSILTTHTTLEHSDCAFMVDNEAIYDICRRNLDIERPTYTNLNRLIGQIVSSITASLRFDGALNVDLTEFQTNLVPYPRIHFPLATYAPVISAEKAYHEQLSVADITNACFEPANQMVKCDPRHGKYMACCLLYRGDVVPKDVNSAIAAIKTKRTIQFVDWCPTGFKVGINYQPPTVVPGGDLAKVQRAVCMLSNTTAIAEAWARLDHKFDLMYAKRAFVHWYVGEGMEEGEFSEAREDMAALEKDYEEVGTDSMGEEDEEGEEY